From the genome of Medicago truncatula cultivar Jemalong A17 chromosome 2, MtrunA17r5.0-ANR, whole genome shotgun sequence:
aacaATGATATATTGTGTTTGTGTCCATGTCAGTTTTATGTTTCATTAATATATGTTGTGTGTTATGAGAGTAATTTGCTTTGTTTTTGTATACCaactattattaattaattattgcaGGTAACGATTTGATGAATGAGAAGAAATTCATGGATTCTAGAAAAAATACGAATGAATATTTGGCTACCTATGAGGATAAAGATGGTGACTGGATGTTGCTTGGGGATGTACCCTGGAAGTAAGTTCATATATATTCCATCTACAcctagttattatttttttattttttttattttttttatttttataaaactatatattttttacattttgaaaCCTTAAGAGTATATATTCATCAAATTTCATACAATACTATACTATATCTTTCGTTCTAGTTATattcatttctttgttttttttctttcctttcctcTAGGATGTTTGTTGAATCATGTAAGAGGATAAGGCTTATGATTAGCTCGGGGGACAATATTGATTTTGGtttgtacattttttatttactattactattgtttttatacACAATATAATTATAGGATTGATTGATATCACAAGTTTGATTCTTGACCCCCTGATTTACTAATATTGTTGCAGGTTCCAGATGTACGGCCTCCAGTGAGAAGAATAATTATAGCTAGTGTGATTAATGATCTTAGTCGATAAACACTTGTTAATATGTTATATTCTAACTAGGATACCTTTCAAAGTGCAAAAGCTCCAATTAGAGTAGTTAATATAGGGAAATTTTAGCATATAGTATATCTTTGTTGCTTGATACTGCACCTCTTGTTAATTACTTTTGGTTTTGGCTTTGAAAAATAACTTCAAGAGAGCCCGGCTTCTACATTTTGtggtcaattttttattttttattttaaatacatgTACTACTCCACATTAtgatcatcatttttttttattttttaaaaaaaaaaacatgtactACTCCACATTATGATCTATGAAtccccgatacttcaaaatggatgacatatcgtatcccctgcgtatcaTGCATCGATACATGtctgatacttcccgatacgtatcaggagagtatccgaagattaaattttattttttttaaaaaataattatccgatacttcctgatacgtatcaggaTGGTATCCGATAattatcctgcaccgatacctgaCCCAATACTTCCcaattaatgttaactaaaataacttaactcttgagtataatgcttcttttttggatcgatataatATAGAACTAACAATGTTTCTTCTGGATATAGTATAACACTTGTGGTGCTCTTTTTGGGTATgttgtgtatgtaattgactaatcatcactcttttaatcgtcaatattatttatatttatgttgatgtgctacgagcctatgactggtttcttttgtttgttaatatatttgcatattaaaaaaatggtcataattatattatacatttaattatataatttttttattaacgtttctcagccgtatcgtatcttgatttttgaaatttttctgtatcgacgtatcggtgcagtatgGAACATGGGCATAAGGGGAGGCTGATCAGGACACCAATTTTTTAAAgacattaaatttttattttttttcggtACTTGatactatataaatatattttttcaatttgctttgattaattctattagaaatatatttttagagaaacttgattatgaatgaaattttgcagcaaaaattacaagaagaaatatattcaaataattaaaaggacACAATTCTATTAATTCGTCAAGAGAGCAAAAATCTTAGAACCGACCCTGGTTGGACTTCTGTGAGTGTGCACTGCATTCGTCTGATCAAAATCGATGGTTCTAATTTTAAACTTGGGTTTTAggtttaagaaaaattatattatacattgtctgGTCTTAATCGAGCGGTTCAGATGTGTTAGGTACATGTTGTCGGTCTACACTGAAACTAAATCCACATGAAATATGGGAATGCACTCTTCCTCAAGGTCTCATATTCGATTCTTTCTGATGCCAATTCGGATGGGctaatttagtttcttcaaaaaaaaaatccacatgaaATAGATGTTGGCTtatgtgatgatttttttttaatttttttacgggCTTATACGATGATTGTTAATTGTTAAATACAACGTAAATGTTAAATGAATAtacaaaattgacaaaaatatgaTGTCTCTTTatgattttgtatattttagtaattgtataaaatgaaaaagtaagtatatttggtttcattcattgttGGACCAAAAAGTTGATGACCGCTCATGATTTGTAGAGTGCCAAAGACCATAATTATCACGATGAATTTCTTTTCTTGAAGATTCTTTGTTGAACCGGAATACCTAACATAAATTCTAATAGTATGTACAACTATacctacaatttttttatgaataaatattatgagaaatgatatatatacACTAAAGAAATTGTCGCTCAAAAAATTACTCATGGCTCCGCCATTGATGCATACCTACAAAAAATTGTACCTCACTTGTTTTGTGAGGCCAGATGCACCCATGATACCTACTAAAGAAATTGGAATTCTTCTCTTCTTCCAACAAATTTCGCTCCCACCCAACCAAATTGACCAAAATACCCATGTACTAGTTAACTAACACATGTGTAAATCAAACGTGAATTAATTTTACACATGTGCGACTTAAGTTACGccgcatgagttaactcacgctagtttaTTATATTCCAAAGTCAAGTGAATTGCTCCAACATACACAGAAGCAGCCAAGCAAGGCACATGGGAGCCAAAGTGAAGTGACAGTGCTATATATGAAATGACCATTAtacacataaaattaaattttgcaaaataaccaTCAGCAAAAATCAAAGAGACCGGGAAGTTGAAATCAAAGAGGAAAAGGACGTATGAATTGACTTTTCTCAATTCAatgaatttgttgttttttaccACCATCTTGGTTAGATGATGAGCCATCAAAGTTTGGATAAtcttgttgatttttgttttttactctTGTTCTTGGTGGTGGAATttgagaaaaagtttgttaaTTTAGTTCTTTTGTTCTGGGATGAATTTCAAAAAAGTATTTATTAAGtttgattcttttgttttggctttaatttgaatttgaaaaaaagttGGTTAGTTTTATTCTGgatttaatttgaatttgtaaaaaaaaagtttgttagtTTTGATTCTTTCGTTTCGGGttgaattttaacttttttttttcttctatgggtttcattataattcaaaatgaatcaaaacccaaaaaaatggAATCAAAACCCACAATAATTATTGGAACTgtgtttttcagtttttttagcTGCTGATATAGTCATCATGCAAGATGGCCAGACAGGTACAAAAAACTATGATTTTTTCAGTGTAACACTAGGTGTATTAACCCTTGTGTATTTTCAATCGTATCAAAACCTGATTCAGATGTTGCAGCGCAACAACGAGTGAATTTGCATTTGCGAGAAAACCTTAACAAACAATGCTCAACAAAAtgacataccataatcatcgaCGGGCACCCAAATGGTTAACTACTTGTCTTACTTTGTGAACGTATAGATTCATTTGGTGTTCTTTCGTATTTTgtcaattgtttttattttgatttggtttattTACCTGTGTGTTCATGTTCGCAATGCacgaattaattttttattattatttatttattttataatatcatttaatatagtttggttataattataatgatttcAATTGTCtccatatttatatataatgtatataatatttatttaaatggttaaatatatttttggtccctataaatataccaacttttcgttttagtccctctaaattttttcttcaacttttagtccctataaaattttcaatcactacttttggtccctatttttaagttaattttagtattttttttaataaaattgagcagaaatgtgtagaatattataaaaaatattaacccaaaaaattagaattttttaacaaaacata
Proteins encoded in this window:
- the LOC11436361 gene encoding auxin-responsive protein IAA1 isoform X1, producing MKNSICKYVKVAVDGAPYLRKVDLEVYECYDNLLTALNTMFSTNCFTIRNDLMNEKKFMDSRKNTNEYLATYEDKDGDWMLLGDVPWKMFVESCKRIRLMISSGDNIDFGSRCTASSEKNNYS
- the LOC11436361 gene encoding auxin-responsive protein IAA1 isoform X2, translated to MKNSICKYVKVAVDGAPYLRKVDLEVYECYDNLLTALNTMFSTNCFTIRNDLMNEKKFMDSRKNTNEYLATYEDKDGDWMLLGDVPWKFQMYGLQ